Sequence from the Thermodesulfobacteriota bacterium genome:
ATGATAACATGCTTGAGTAATCCTATATAACCAAGAGAGGCAAATGAACTCAGTACTAAAAAGATGGTTCTTTCTTTATCTTTTATGTCTATGCATATTTCTTCCCTCTCTACCAATATCCGCCCAAGATATTGATAGTTCTGATACCCAGGATCAACCTGCTTCCTCAATGAGTTTGCAGGAGCTTTCATCTGAAATAATAAATCCGCTGGCAAAGATTTGGAGACTCGATTTTGAGAACGATACTTTTTACAATACCGGCGATATAGGCAAAAAAGTTTGGACTAACACACTTACCTTCAGGCCCAGACTGCCTGTGTCTTTGGGCGACTGGGTCCTACTTATCCAGCCCCAGGTGCCACTAGTAGATACGGAGCCAAAATTTGAAGAATCTATATTAAGGGGAATTACTGTTCGAAATGTAACAGGGTTTGGCGACACTATACTTGCAACGCTTTTGGGCCGTGAATTTCACAAGGACATAGAAATCGGGATCGGGCCTACTTTTGTGCTTCCCACCGCTACAAAGAACATTACAGGGCAGGGCAAATGGCAGGCAGGGCCAGCAGCATCTATATTCTATGTGCCAAAGGGATGGACTTTTGGTGTTATACCACAGGTTTGGTGGTCTTTTGCAGGAGATAGTGATAGAGAAGATACTAATCAGATGGAAATACAATATATAATAGCGCGTCATTTTAAAGGCGGCTGGAATATTAGATCAAGACCCACAATTAAAGCTGATTTTAAAGCAGATCCGGGAGATAAATGGAACGTGCCCGTCGGGGGCGGAATTAGTAAATTAATAAAGATACATAAGGTCCCTGTCTTGATAGGTGTGGAGGCACAGTATTCCATAATTAAACAAGATACTTTTGGCCCGGAATGGACGATTTCATCAGATATAACAGTTGTCATCCCAAACCCTCAACTCCTTAGAAAAGCTAAAAAGCAGCGCTCTAAACAAGCGCCCGGCAGCC
This genomic interval carries:
- a CDS encoding transporter, producing the protein MNSVLKRWFFLYLLCLCIFLPSLPISAQDIDSSDTQDQPASSMSLQELSSEIINPLAKIWRLDFENDTFYNTGDIGKKVWTNTLTFRPRLPVSLGDWVLLIQPQVPLVDTEPKFEESILRGITVRNVTGFGDTILATLLGREFHKDIEIGIGPTFVLPTATKNITGQGKWQAGPAASIFYVPKGWTFGVIPQVWWSFAGDSDREDTNQMEIQYIIARHFKGGWNIRSRPTIKADFKADPGDKWNVPVGGGISKLIKIHKVPVLIGVEAQYSIIKQDTFGPEWTISSDITVVIPNPQLLRKAKKQRSKQAPGSHPNTDISY